The Candidatus Koribacter versatilis Ellin345 genome has a segment encoding these proteins:
- a CDS encoding phage tail tube protein gives MSTQSTPGYNGLAYASSDGGSTYPKLLELTDVTLSVDTDELDGRSHDSAGAYDPVAGSQKWTADATVLSVDADAGQAALIAAVTGKSTLKFHFDPAGTSSGKPRRAGDGIITSWQEAQPNTALRTTKIKIAGKGALVFSTQ, from the coding sequence ATGTCAACCCAATCAACGCCTGGATATAACGGGCTCGCTTATGCCAGCAGCGATGGGGGAAGTACCTACCCTAAGCTCCTCGAACTCACGGATGTGACGCTTTCGGTGGATACCGACGAACTCGACGGGCGCAGCCATGATTCTGCTGGAGCCTATGACCCTGTCGCCGGCAGTCAGAAGTGGACCGCCGACGCCACCGTGCTTTCCGTGGACGCCGATGCCGGCCAGGCCGCATTGATCGCGGCGGTCACCGGCAAAAGCACGCTTAAGTTCCATTTCGATCCTGCCGGAACATCGAGCGGCAAACCGCGGCGTGCGGGCGACGGCATCATCACGAGCTGGCAGGAAGCCCAGCCCAACACCGCTCTTCGTACCACCAAGATCAAGATCGCAGGCAAGGGCGCATTGGTCTTCTCGACGCAGTAA
- a CDS encoding phage tail tape measure protein produces the protein MDNNVKVIIQGVNQAGAAIADVKEGLASIEDATLGVGEAFGAMQIAEWAKEFGDFVAETADSVAALGRLSQQSGTAASEFMALKGAAEQSDIPTETLAISLKKLSTNMAEAGAGNAKALQLFKDLGVSATDASGKLRPVTDVLLDISERFKDYADGAGKSALAVQAFGRGGDAMISFLDKGKQAISEAAAEATKFGDVLGGDALDAVIRFHDETVKLQMEAEGFKVQFVAALTQELGPLADAFKYATGNTDSFSASFGKFLGHEGGAFFKDTIRDVAGYGLAIAEASLEISKITAEFFGAEAAAQQFDQGLAALKTETSDFFKLLDAAPKGLLSGFLGGLGSDVDAAIANLDKAFPTKKPSLTVTAPDNTEKLLKAQQELRKAYAAQDVAIAQGEAKDQLAALELEREQGLVTLGDYYKQRYDITIGAVDNEIYALSQELAAQQKVVDAAKKGSPEQVQAEAQLVQIQNQVIAKMNERGALVSSQATSQIKAERDFGYQVLAIQAQIDEAKDHSAEVAIAAINKEYDEKRRILQAAGKDTTELDQAKQMAIAAAKAENLAKQIDTVYADLEEKVAAVNEAISNGTINQIDGQTKVQELNGRAAGQLTGLIQQYQALAEASGNPALITNADKFQKKLDDLGKHASLMGDLARQAFERGFESFLSDVENGKWINALEDFGKAFLDVMNQILAKMLAVYVMQKVLGWIGGAVGGVASTPGGSPTGGGDVGSLGDVGITPFFASGGHMDAGDMGVVGDQGPELWVPDVGGHVVPMSGMSDSSALTVHNHIAVDARGAQVGFAEQLAIQLRATEEKAVKRAVFETEERRRRRA, from the coding sequence ATGGATAACAACGTCAAGGTAATCATCCAGGGCGTAAACCAGGCTGGCGCTGCGATCGCGGATGTAAAGGAAGGGCTGGCGTCGATTGAGGACGCGACCTTGGGAGTTGGAGAAGCTTTTGGCGCGATGCAGATCGCGGAATGGGCGAAAGAATTTGGTGATTTTGTTGCCGAGACCGCCGATTCGGTAGCCGCGCTAGGTCGCCTCTCGCAGCAGAGTGGTACCGCGGCTTCGGAATTTATGGCACTGAAAGGCGCGGCCGAGCAGAGCGATATTCCCACCGAGACGCTTGCAATCTCGCTGAAGAAGTTATCAACGAACATGGCGGAAGCCGGTGCAGGGAACGCAAAGGCATTACAGCTCTTTAAGGACCTTGGCGTCAGTGCGACCGATGCCAGTGGGAAGCTCCGCCCGGTGACCGACGTCCTTCTCGATATCTCTGAGCGTTTCAAGGATTATGCGGACGGTGCGGGGAAATCGGCTCTTGCTGTGCAGGCATTTGGTCGCGGCGGCGATGCGATGATCTCCTTTTTGGATAAGGGCAAACAGGCGATTTCGGAGGCCGCGGCCGAAGCGACGAAGTTCGGGGACGTTCTTGGCGGTGACGCTCTAGATGCTGTGATTCGGTTTCACGATGAGACCGTAAAGCTGCAAATGGAGGCCGAGGGTTTCAAAGTTCAATTCGTCGCTGCGCTCACTCAGGAGCTCGGGCCTCTCGCTGACGCTTTCAAATATGCCACTGGCAACACGGATTCCTTCTCTGCGTCGTTCGGTAAGTTCCTTGGGCATGAGGGTGGAGCGTTTTTCAAAGATACGATCCGCGATGTGGCCGGATACGGTCTCGCCATCGCCGAAGCAAGCCTTGAAATTTCGAAGATTACGGCCGAGTTTTTTGGAGCCGAAGCGGCCGCACAACAATTCGATCAAGGCCTCGCGGCGCTCAAAACAGAAACGTCCGATTTTTTCAAACTCCTCGATGCGGCGCCGAAGGGTTTGCTATCGGGCTTTCTTGGAGGCCTCGGTTCGGATGTCGATGCCGCAATAGCAAACCTGGATAAGGCTTTCCCCACAAAAAAGCCAAGTCTTACGGTTACTGCGCCGGATAACACCGAAAAGCTGCTCAAAGCCCAGCAGGAATTGCGCAAGGCGTATGCCGCGCAGGATGTTGCGATCGCGCAGGGCGAAGCCAAGGACCAACTCGCGGCGCTCGAGCTCGAACGCGAGCAGGGGCTCGTCACGCTCGGCGATTACTACAAGCAGCGTTACGACATCACGATCGGCGCCGTCGATAACGAGATCTATGCGCTCTCGCAGGAACTGGCCGCGCAGCAGAAGGTTGTGGACGCCGCGAAGAAGGGCTCGCCCGAGCAGGTCCAGGCCGAAGCGCAGCTGGTGCAGATCCAGAACCAGGTCATCGCCAAGATGAACGAGCGCGGCGCGCTGGTCAGCTCGCAGGCGACGTCGCAGATCAAGGCCGAACGCGACTTCGGTTACCAGGTGCTGGCCATCCAGGCGCAGATTGACGAGGCGAAGGACCACTCCGCGGAAGTTGCGATCGCGGCGATCAACAAAGAGTACGACGAAAAACGGCGCATCCTGCAGGCGGCCGGCAAAGACACTACCGAGCTCGACCAGGCTAAGCAGATGGCGATCGCCGCGGCGAAGGCCGAGAACCTCGCCAAGCAGATTGACACCGTGTATGCCGACCTCGAAGAGAAAGTCGCGGCTGTAAACGAGGCGATTTCAAACGGCACAATCAACCAGATCGACGGGCAGACGAAGGTCCAGGAGCTCAACGGGCGCGCCGCCGGTCAGCTCACCGGACTGATCCAGCAATACCAGGCGCTCGCTGAAGCATCCGGCAATCCCGCGCTGATTACGAACGCCGATAAGTTCCAGAAGAAGCTCGACGATCTCGGTAAGCACGCCTCGCTGATGGGCGACCTGGCGCGACAGGCCTTCGAGCGCGGCTTCGAGAGCTTCCTCAGCGACGTCGAGAACGGCAAGTGGATCAACGCCCTCGAGGACTTCGGCAAGGCTTTCCTCGACGTGATGAACCAGATCCTGGCCAAGATGCTGGCCGTGTACGTGATGCAGAAGGTGCTCGGCTGGATCGGCGGCGCCGTGGGTGGAGTTGCTTCCACGCCGGGCGGCAGTCCCACCGGCGGTGGCGATGTTGGCTCGCTGGGGGACGTGGGCATTACGCCGTTCTTCGCCTCGGGTGGCCACATGGATGCCGGCGACATGGGTGTAGTCGGCGACCAGGGCCCGGAGCTGTGGGTGCCCGACGTCGGCGGCCATGTCGTGCCGATGTCCGGCATGAGTGACAGTTCCGCGCTCACGGTGCACAACCACATTGCTGTAGACGCACGCGGCGCGCAGGTCGGTTTTGCGGAGCAGCTTGCCATCCAGCTCCGCGCCACGGAAGAGAAAGCAGTAAAGCGGGCGGTATTTGAGACCGAGGAGCGGAGGAGACGCAGAGCATGA
- a CDS encoding DUF6950 family protein translates to MKRLQGWPEELARFLRERAAVPFAWGKNDCALFACDAVMAITGVDMAADFRGRYNTKAGATKAIRRFAGGGLDQLADKIAAQQALMEVTKLNAQRGDVVLFDTAIGGPTLGIVGLHGHMVHSVGPDGDVVLPLRCCRRAWRIS, encoded by the coding sequence ATGAAGCGCCTGCAGGGTTGGCCCGAGGAGCTCGCGCGGTTTCTCCGCGAGCGCGCGGCCGTTCCATTCGCATGGGGGAAGAACGACTGCGCACTCTTTGCCTGCGATGCGGTCATGGCGATCACCGGCGTGGACATGGCCGCCGACTTCCGCGGCCGCTACAACACGAAGGCCGGCGCAACGAAAGCAATTCGTAGGTTCGCTGGCGGTGGACTCGACCAGCTCGCCGACAAGATTGCGGCGCAGCAGGCGCTGATGGAAGTGACGAAGCTCAACGCGCAACGCGGCGACGTAGTGCTCTTCGATACCGCGATCGGCGGCCCGACGCTCGGCATTGTCGGGCTGCATGGCCACATGGTGCACTCGGTTGGTCCGGATGGCGATGTTGTGTTGCCGCTACGCTGCTGTCGTCGCGCCTGGAGGATCAGCTAG